A genomic window from Enterobacteriaceae endosymbiont of Macroplea appendiculata includes:
- the pgi gene encoding glucose-6-phosphate isomerase, translating into MKNINPTKTISWKALQNHIYDMKHITLTQLFQQDQKRFLNFSINFENKILFDFSKNIINYKTMHYLTNLAKEINYLDAIHDMFYGEKINKTEQRSVLHIALRNYNNNDFLSQNNNIYNNINIILKKIKNISNNIINGIWKGYTNQPIKNIINVGIGGSHLGPLMTIEALKHYQNHLNIYFISSLDSMQLINILKKIKPENSIFIISSKTFTTQETITNALCIKEWFIDNKSNININEIMQKHFIGITANTDNAINFGIPYDNVLPIWEWVGGRFSLWSSIGLIISLSIGFKHFKHLLDGAAKMDHHFFYSDITQNMPIIMALISIWYNNFWNTETEACIPYCYNMRFLIKYLQQLNMESNGKSIDRVGNYITYQTSPIIWGDIGTDGQHSFFQLLHQGTKIIPCDFIAPVIPTIYVKNIHNKLIANYIAQTKTLAFGNMQEKGSNQNIYQQCIGNHPSNSIFIKKITPYNLGLLIALYEHKIFMQGVILNIFSFDQWGVELGKKFATLILDDLHNDTHNINKYDVSTNGLINFYKSFL; encoded by the coding sequence ATGAAAAATATTAATCCTACTAAAACTATATCTTGGAAAGCATTACAAAATCATATATATGATATGAAACATATAACTCTGACACAACTTTTTCAGCAAGATCAAAAAAGGTTTTTAAATTTTTCTATCAATTTTGAAAACAAAATTTTATTTGATTTTTCTAAAAATATTATTAATTATAAAACCATGCATTATTTAACAAATTTAGCCAAAGAAATTAATTATCTTGATGCTATACATGATATGTTTTATGGGGAAAAAATAAATAAAACAGAACAACGTTCAGTTTTACATATAGCATTGAGAAACTATAATAATAATGATTTCTTATCACAAAATAATAATATTTATAATAATATAAATATTATTTTAAAAAAAATTAAGAATATATCCAATAATATTATTAATGGTATTTGGAAAGGATATACTAATCAACCTATAAAAAATATTATTAATGTTGGTATTGGGGGTTCACATTTAGGACCATTAATGACAATAGAAGCTTTAAAACATTATCAAAATCATTTAAATATATATTTTATATCTAGTTTAGATTCCATGCAATTAATTAATATTTTGAAAAAAATTAAACCTGAAAATAGCATTTTTATTATTTCTTCTAAAACCTTTACTACACAAGAAACAATAACAAATGCTTTATGTATAAAAGAATGGTTTATAGATAATAAATCTAACATTAATATTAATGAAATTATGCAAAAACATTTTATCGGTATTACTGCTAATACAGATAATGCTATTAATTTTGGTATTCCATATGATAATGTATTACCCATCTGGGAATGGGTAGGTGGTAGATTTTCTTTATGGTCATCTATTGGTTTAATTATATCATTATCTATAGGTTTTAAACATTTTAAACATTTATTAGATGGTGCTGCAAAAATGGATCATCATTTTTTTTATAGTGATATTACACAAAATATGCCTATCATTATGGCTTTAATTAGTATTTGGTATAATAATTTTTGGAATACTGAAACTGAAGCTTGCATACCATACTGTTATAATATGCGTTTTTTAATAAAATATTTACAACAGTTAAATATGGAATCGAATGGGAAATCTATAGATAGGGTAGGTAATTATATTACTTATCAAACTAGTCCTATTATATGGGGTGATATAGGTACAGATGGACAACATTCATTTTTTCAATTATTACATCAAGGAACTAAAATAATACCATGTGATTTTATTGCTCCTGTTATACCTACTATATATGTAAAAAATATTCATAATAAACTAATAGCTAATTATATTGCACAAACTAAAACATTAGCTTTTGGTAATATGCAAGAAAAAGGTAGTAATCAAAATATATATCAACAATGTATTGGTAATCATCCAAGTAATTCAATTTTTATAAAAAAAATTACTCCATATAATTTAGGTCTATTAATAGCTTTATATGAACATAAAATTTTCATGCAAGGAGTTATTTTAAATATTTTTTCTTTTGATCAGTGGGGTGTAGAATTAGGTAAAAAATTTGCTACGTTAATATTAGATGATTTACATAATGATACACATAATATTAATAAATATGATGTTTCTACGAACGGACTAATTAATTTTTATAAATCATTTTTATAG